From the genome of Novipirellula aureliae, one region includes:
- a CDS encoding phage/plasmid primase, P4 family, producing the protein MRTIIAPEPPKQKSKPQQKNKPTYNVDDVKAASRGRWAEIITTLAGIGDDYLNPGVHGPCPKCGGTDRWNFTNLDDEGGAICNQCGKFGDGLAVLMWALGIGFPDAVDRVGDYLKIPPSEKRSSKSSKKANGKSAIKKPELKPLPEEVVSLRHRIYSRLAELCGLSDDHRSQLRERGLTDDEIDRIGYFTADNSSCIEMKIHAEYKDEFEDISRHVPGVFPGRAIVIKSRDCLMIPARNADGNIIAIETKPDDPSKGKYKPYTSQYKDGGKIGEFYPTPGTIVHFALPAKVDIDSADTVRFTEGPLKADVAASLSGVRTIGVAGVGNWKHAIDAIESSGSQRLLLAFDADHATNKDVAKSIAESYEYFSGDGSPIQSVAIETWPADQGKGVDDALAAGAEPRVIEGEEAREFVSSLAVNGSVEIKIPINDPARLAEENLASYRAAGRDIRHWRERWYTYKGQFWEPKTETYIRARIRGFIENRFRQDCEESTERWEQDVDKGKYESDQAAAKARPKKLAVTGALVRNVTEAVQSICILPDHIDMGCLLPDKTARNLWAGSNGLLNLDKLAEKATQEVLPHTSSWFSSYCHDYEIDFQADCPNWIQFLDQVFWNRSTKLVDTESIDTLQRWFGYCLMDHIRLQKMLILDGVSRSGKGVIARVLKHMVGECFTASPKLKDFAGDFGLQPLLNKRLTVIGDAKLDRYRHDTESILETLLAVVGEDSIDVNVKRMDAATSTKLKTKFLLLCNGIPTLNDPAMAIVNRVVILKFNNSFAGKEDFELTKKLLNEMAGIFQWSLVGFCRVYDDHRLPQPESGREALENFKRAVSPIRGFVEECCHLRDMDDPNEPEYLVHRDDLYDSWIGYCHECGRDHPGTRAKFLQGLMSAYPFVSEVRPREEGERPRKLVNIELAQEGREKLDQKRDRDKIRTLGE; encoded by the coding sequence ATGAGAACCATCATTGCACCCGAGCCGCCGAAGCAGAAAAGCAAACCGCAGCAAAAGAATAAGCCAACGTACAATGTCGACGACGTCAAAGCAGCGTCACGCGGACGATGGGCCGAAATCATCACCACCCTGGCTGGAATCGGTGACGATTATCTAAACCCAGGCGTTCACGGCCCCTGCCCAAAATGCGGTGGTACTGATCGCTGGAACTTCACAAATCTCGACGACGAGGGGGGAGCGATTTGTAACCAATGCGGAAAGTTTGGTGATGGGCTCGCGGTGCTAATGTGGGCTCTTGGGATTGGCTTTCCCGACGCGGTGGATCGAGTTGGCGATTACTTGAAAATTCCACCCAGCGAGAAGCGTAGTTCAAAATCGAGTAAGAAAGCGAATGGCAAATCAGCCATCAAAAAGCCCGAACTAAAGCCCCTGCCAGAGGAAGTGGTTTCGCTTCGTCATCGCATCTACTCCCGCCTGGCTGAGTTATGCGGTCTCAGTGATGATCACCGCTCGCAGCTGCGAGAGCGCGGACTGACCGACGATGAGATTGATCGGATTGGCTACTTTACAGCAGACAACTCGTCATGCATTGAGATGAAAATCCATGCCGAATACAAAGATGAATTTGAAGACATCTCGCGACACGTACCAGGCGTCTTCCCTGGCCGGGCAATAGTCATCAAGTCGCGTGACTGCTTAATGATTCCTGCGAGAAACGCCGACGGGAACATCATCGCGATAGAGACGAAGCCGGACGACCCTAGCAAAGGTAAGTACAAGCCGTATACGTCTCAATACAAAGATGGTGGAAAAATTGGAGAGTTCTACCCTACGCCCGGAACGATCGTTCATTTCGCGTTACCAGCGAAAGTTGATATTGATTCAGCCGATACTGTACGTTTCACCGAGGGACCATTGAAAGCTGATGTTGCAGCGTCGCTTTCGGGGGTACGTACGATTGGCGTTGCTGGCGTTGGGAATTGGAAGCACGCCATTGACGCTATCGAGTCGTCTGGATCCCAAAGGTTGCTATTGGCGTTTGACGCTGATCACGCCACGAACAAAGACGTCGCTAAGTCAATCGCCGAGTCCTACGAGTATTTCAGCGGCGACGGATCACCCATCCAGTCAGTCGCAATCGAGACGTGGCCAGCCGACCAAGGAAAGGGAGTTGATGACGCTCTGGCGGCCGGCGCCGAGCCGCGAGTGATCGAGGGTGAGGAGGCCAGGGAGTTTGTTTCTTCGCTGGCAGTGAACGGTTCCGTCGAAATCAAAATTCCAATCAACGATCCAGCCCGTTTGGCCGAAGAGAATTTGGCATCGTACAGGGCAGCCGGTCGAGACATTCGGCACTGGCGAGAAAGATGGTACACCTACAAAGGCCAATTCTGGGAGCCAAAAACCGAAACTTATATCCGTGCTCGGATTCGTGGGTTTATTGAAAATCGCTTCCGCCAAGACTGCGAAGAGTCAACCGAGCGATGGGAGCAAGACGTTGACAAAGGGAAATATGAAAGCGACCAGGCGGCCGCGAAAGCGAGACCGAAAAAATTAGCAGTGACAGGAGCACTCGTCCGGAATGTAACCGAGGCCGTTCAGTCGATCTGCATCCTGCCCGATCACATCGACATGGGGTGCTTGCTACCAGATAAGACCGCTCGAAACCTCTGGGCCGGCAGCAATGGCTTGCTTAATTTGGATAAGCTCGCCGAAAAAGCGACCCAGGAAGTATTGCCGCATACATCGAGTTGGTTCAGCTCGTATTGCCACGATTACGAAATTGACTTCCAGGCCGATTGCCCAAACTGGATCCAGTTTCTTGACCAAGTGTTCTGGAATCGATCGACCAAACTAGTAGATACAGAGTCGATCGATACGCTCCAGCGATGGTTTGGCTACTGCTTAATGGATCACATCCGGCTGCAAAAGATGCTGATTCTTGACGGCGTTTCAAGGTCAGGGAAAGGAGTCATCGCCCGGGTGCTCAAACACATGGTGGGGGAATGCTTCACCGCCTCGCCGAAGCTAAAAGATTTTGCGGGTGATTTTGGGTTGCAACCGTTGCTAAACAAGCGACTGACCGTAATCGGGGATGCGAAGCTAGATCGTTATCGGCATGACACTGAATCGATTTTAGAAACGCTACTTGCGGTTGTTGGTGAAGACTCGATTGACGTCAACGTCAAACGAATGGACGCCGCTACATCGACGAAACTGAAAACGAAGTTCTTGTTGCTTTGTAACGGAATACCAACGCTGAATGACCCGGCGATGGCAATCGTCAATCGCGTCGTCATTCTCAAGTTCAACAACTCATTCGCTGGCAAAGAAGATTTTGAGTTAACAAAGAAACTGCTCAATGAAATGGCTGGGATATTTCAGTGGTCTCTGGTTGGATTCTGCCGAGTCTACGACGACCATCGATTGCCACAGCCTGAGAGCGGACGAGAAGCACTTGAAAACTTCAAACGTGCTGTTTCACCAATTCGTGGTTTCGTTGAGGAGTGTTGCCATCTTCGCGACATGGACGACCCAAACGAGCCGGAATACCTCGTTCATCGAGATGACCTATACGACTCCTGGATTGGCTATTGCCATGAATGCGGAAGAGACCACCCAGGGACGAGAGCCAAGTTCCTACAAGGATTGATGTCGGCCTATCCGTTTGTTAGTGAAGTCCGACCGAGAGAAGAAGGCGAACGACCGCGAAAACTAGTGAACATCGAGCTTGCCCAAGAGGGTAGGGAAAAGTTGGACCAAAAACGGGACCGCGACAAGATCAGGACACTTGGGGAATAA
- a CDS encoding helix-turn-helix domain-containing protein, whose translation MLEQHYAPVDAATMLGVDSEQVLAWIHSGELAAANVAKTQNAKRPRWRISESELGKFLLRRRHPASVTTSTPKVARRPKPKQYV comes from the coding sequence ATGCTGGAACAACACTACGCCCCAGTGGACGCCGCCACGATGCTGGGCGTCGATTCCGAACAGGTCCTAGCCTGGATCCATAGCGGCGAGCTTGCCGCCGCGAATGTCGCAAAGACACAAAACGCCAAACGCCCGCGATGGCGAATTAGCGAATCAGAGCTTGGCAAATTCTTGTTGCGTAGGCGTCACCCTGCCAGCGTCACGACATCGACGCCCAAAGTCGCACGACGCCCAAAGCCAAAGCAGTACGTCTGA
- a CDS encoding tyrosine-type recombinase/integrase has product MNDSTRPKKPNKPYPDFPLYPHNSKRWAKKINKRTHYFGPWDDWKGALERWQYENDYLQQGKTPPPRNVEALTVEDMVNGLLEHREAKVFSGELSRRTWLDYRRVGRSLIKDWGRYRTVESLTPSDFQKLREKYSKKLQLIALGDFIRRTKTFFNFAYKQGLIEHPVRFGLGFEKPSRKSIKKAKQAKPAKIFTIEELQTLYREASPQMQTFMLLALNCGFGNSDIGQLEGRHIDGQWMRSPRPKTSVERDCPLWAETKAAIEATRQTSKPDCPLVFLTKRGLSWHKDEGANPLSAEFRKLCIACGLHQKGRGFYSLRHQFRTVADGSRDRAAIDRIMGHSDDSMGAMYVEWIEPDRLQAVVDHVYQWVKPMFAESMQSEGGEK; this is encoded by the coding sequence GTGAACGATTCTACCCGCCCCAAGAAACCAAACAAGCCGTATCCGGACTTTCCCTTGTATCCGCACAACAGCAAACGTTGGGCGAAAAAGATAAACAAGCGAACCCACTATTTTGGACCGTGGGACGACTGGAAAGGTGCTCTTGAGCGTTGGCAGTACGAAAACGATTATCTTCAACAGGGCAAGACTCCACCGCCCAGGAATGTCGAAGCGTTGACGGTTGAGGACATGGTCAACGGATTGCTCGAACACCGTGAAGCCAAAGTGTTTTCGGGTGAGTTGAGCCGCCGCACTTGGCTGGACTACCGGCGTGTCGGCCGATCGCTGATAAAGGACTGGGGGCGATACCGAACCGTCGAGTCACTGACGCCAAGCGATTTCCAAAAGTTGCGTGAAAAGTATTCAAAGAAACTGCAACTAATCGCTCTTGGCGATTTCATCCGCAGAACAAAAACGTTTTTCAACTTCGCCTACAAGCAAGGTTTGATCGAGCACCCGGTAAGGTTTGGGCTGGGGTTTGAAAAGCCAAGCCGTAAATCGATCAAGAAGGCCAAGCAAGCGAAGCCGGCAAAGATCTTCACGATAGAGGAACTGCAAACGCTCTACCGCGAAGCAAGCCCACAAATGCAAACGTTTATGTTGCTTGCCCTGAATTGTGGTTTCGGCAATTCCGACATCGGGCAACTAGAAGGCCGGCACATCGATGGCCAATGGATGCGGTCCCCCAGGCCGAAAACATCGGTAGAACGAGATTGCCCGTTGTGGGCAGAAACCAAAGCAGCGATAGAAGCAACCCGGCAAACAAGCAAGCCAGATTGCCCGCTTGTGTTCTTAACAAAACGAGGTTTGAGCTGGCACAAAGATGAAGGCGCGAATCCGCTATCCGCAGAGTTTCGAAAGTTGTGTATTGCTTGTGGATTGCATCAAAAGGGCAGAGGGTTCTATTCGTTGCGTCATCAATTCCGAACCGTAGCCGATGGGAGCCGCGATCGGGCGGCAATCGATCGGATCATGGGGCACTCTGACGATTCGATGGGGGCTATGTATGTCGAGTGGATTGAACCAGATCGACTGCAAGCCGTTGTCGATCACGTTTATCAGTGGGTTAAGCCGATGTTTGCCGAGTCGATGCAAAGCGAAGGGGGTGAAAAATGA
- a CDS encoding AraC family transcriptional regulator: protein MSMSPRIILLLGAAREFDRGLLSGIARYASLHGPWTFYREPHGYFVRSTRTRFEELRAWKPDGAVCPTSRLDLIRRLNVPAIVLDVNQYDGKYPGVQSEDDKAGQLAGEHLLSLGLEHFAFCGFESMRWSQQRGAAFRSTIAEAGHQVDVFQPAHRRAATWAKEEPLIQSWLESLPKPVGLFCANDDRSANILECCRALDYGVPEDIAVIGVDDDPYVCEIANPPLSSVSMASDRAGYEAAELLYKMILGKEKMSGQRIIAPASGVVARQSTDIMMVRDADVRSALQYIRENVARPIQVRDVVKATRLSHRTLNDRFYRECGSSILKHLTAARVAHISKLLRGTSLPVWKIAQMVGFDSDHHFARYFRRATHFTPQEYRQKYSPP, encoded by the coding sequence ATGTCGATGTCTCCACGAATTATTCTGCTTCTGGGCGCAGCTCGCGAGTTCGACCGGGGATTGCTCTCGGGGATTGCTCGCTATGCCTCGCTCCACGGTCCTTGGACGTTTTATCGTGAGCCGCATGGTTACTTCGTGCGTTCGACCAGAACGAGATTCGAGGAACTCCGAGCCTGGAAACCGGACGGAGCCGTATGTCCTACCAGCCGGCTCGATCTGATTCGGCGGCTCAATGTGCCCGCGATCGTTCTAGACGTTAACCAGTACGATGGTAAATATCCAGGCGTTCAATCAGAGGATGATAAGGCGGGACAGTTGGCGGGTGAGCATCTGCTGTCGTTGGGGCTAGAGCACTTTGCCTTTTGTGGCTTCGAATCGATGCGTTGGTCCCAGCAGCGTGGGGCCGCTTTCCGCTCAACCATTGCCGAGGCGGGCCATCAGGTTGATGTGTTTCAACCGGCTCATCGACGTGCGGCTACTTGGGCAAAGGAAGAGCCACTCATTCAATCATGGCTTGAGTCATTGCCAAAGCCGGTCGGCCTTTTTTGTGCCAACGACGACCGTTCGGCGAACATCTTGGAGTGCTGTCGAGCATTGGATTACGGTGTGCCAGAGGACATTGCGGTGATCGGTGTAGACGATGATCCCTATGTCTGTGAAATTGCCAACCCACCACTGAGTAGTGTCTCGATGGCTTCGGATCGGGCAGGCTACGAGGCTGCAGAGTTGCTTTATAAGATGATTCTTGGCAAAGAAAAAATGTCTGGGCAACGCATCATCGCGCCTGCGTCAGGCGTCGTCGCGCGGCAATCAACCGATATCATGATGGTCCGAGACGCCGATGTGCGTTCTGCGCTTCAATACATCCGAGAAAACGTCGCTCGGCCGATTCAAGTCCGAGATGTTGTCAAGGCAACTCGCTTGTCACACCGAACATTGAACGATCGATTCTACCGAGAATGTGGCTCATCGATCTTGAAGCATCTCACAGCTGCTCGCGTGGCCCACATCTCAAAACTACTGCGCGGCACAAGTTTGCCGGTCTGGAAAATTGCACAAATGGTCGGCTTCGATTCCGACCATCATTTCGCCCGATACTTTCGCAGAGCAACCCACTTCACGCCGCAGGAGTATCGACAGAAGTACTCCCCACCGTAG
- a CDS encoding zinc-dependent alcohol dehydrogenase, which produces MLAGILHGERDLRLETTEQPQPGPGEVLLRVLRVGICGSDVHYYRHGRCGPFVPSRPFILGHEFVAIVDSVGPDVKQTSPGERVVVNPARSCGRCEDCTSGRGNLCRHVVMLGSGSTTPPTNGAYAEYVKVQAHQCHSIPDSMDDGIAAMMEPLSVALHAIRRAGDLVGQRVLVTGGGPIGLLTAVAAQSFGASVVAVSEPSRQRRDTAAAMGADHVLDPTSDGMIEHAIGLSDGGFDKVFEASGAEPAVLGAMQMVRRGGTIVQIGTVGNNHITLPVNDIMLREISLLGTFRYADEFTTAIRLAASQRIEKLPQFITGVYPLKEIQQAMSRASDGDDALKVQMSVGD; this is translated from the coding sequence ATGCTTGCGGGCATACTACATGGCGAGCGCGATCTGCGTCTCGAAACGACGGAGCAACCCCAACCCGGTCCCGGCGAAGTTTTGCTGCGTGTTCTACGGGTGGGTATCTGTGGGTCAGATGTGCATTACTACCGACACGGCAGGTGTGGCCCTTTTGTTCCCTCGCGCCCGTTTATCCTCGGGCACGAATTCGTCGCGATCGTCGATTCCGTTGGACCTGACGTAAAGCAAACTTCTCCCGGCGAGCGGGTTGTCGTTAACCCAGCACGTTCATGTGGCCGCTGTGAAGATTGTACATCGGGTCGTGGGAATCTTTGCAGGCATGTTGTCATGCTCGGCAGTGGCAGCACGACGCCGCCAACCAATGGTGCCTACGCTGAATATGTTAAGGTGCAGGCGCATCAGTGCCACTCGATTCCTGACTCCATGGATGACGGAATCGCAGCGATGATGGAACCGCTCAGCGTTGCGTTGCACGCCATTCGCCGTGCTGGAGACCTTGTCGGTCAACGCGTACTCGTTACCGGCGGTGGCCCTATTGGTTTACTCACAGCCGTAGCTGCACAGTCGTTTGGTGCAAGTGTTGTCGCGGTGAGTGAGCCGTCACGGCAACGTCGCGATACGGCCGCAGCCATGGGAGCCGATCATGTTCTTGATCCGACAAGTGACGGCATGATCGAGCATGCAATCGGATTAAGTGATGGAGGATTCGACAAAGTCTTCGAAGCCTCGGGAGCGGAACCAGCCGTTTTAGGTGCAATGCAGATGGTTCGCCGTGGCGGGACGATTGTCCAGATTGGGACGGTCGGTAATAACCATATCACCTTACCGGTCAACGATATCATGCTCCGTGAAATCAGTTTACTGGGGACGTTTCGGTACGCCGACGAATTCACGACGGCGATTCGCTTGGCCGCAAGCCAACGAATCGAGAAGTTGCCACAGTTTATCACCGGCGTCTATCCGCTCAAAGAGATTCAACAGGCGATGAGCCGAGCAAGCGACGGCGATGATGCATTGAAGGTCCAGATGTCGGTTGGTGATTGA
- a CDS encoding aldo/keto reductase: MKTRRLGNTDLELPIISFGASSLGHAFHYVRPEAGLEAVQVALELGIHHFDTSPFYGRGVSEVLLGIALRDVPRDQYTISTKLGRFGDDHFDFRPERVIESVDTSLFRLGTDCLDIVFLHDVEFTDYQRSIDQALPALLKEKQKGKVRNVGIAGYPFKPLVYALQNHKFDVTLNYNHYTLQNRRLATEMAGVLKQHGVGIINAAPFAQRLLTSEDLPDWHPADAITREACREAILYCRSRDMNPAKLCVQFSTRCEDLTTCVIGTGKPENVRNWVKWLDDPYEEEAIREVEKILAPVLDRNAIFGLPENNDSTSGPLDFSA, translated from the coding sequence ATGAAAACTCGTCGACTTGGAAACACGGACTTGGAGTTGCCGATCATTTCGTTCGGCGCCTCCTCGCTCGGCCACGCCTTTCATTACGTTCGCCCCGAAGCAGGTTTAGAGGCGGTGCAGGTGGCCTTGGAACTTGGCATCCATCACTTCGATACCTCTCCTTTTTATGGTCGGGGCGTGTCGGAAGTTCTACTGGGAATCGCTTTGCGTGATGTGCCTCGCGATCAATACACGATCAGCACGAAACTCGGTCGTTTTGGAGACGATCATTTTGACTTTCGCCCTGAAAGAGTCATTGAGAGCGTCGACACGAGTTTGTTTCGCCTCGGTACCGATTGCCTCGACATTGTCTTCCTGCACGACGTTGAGTTTACCGACTACCAGCGATCGATCGATCAGGCGCTTCCGGCGCTACTCAAGGAGAAACAGAAAGGCAAGGTTCGCAATGTTGGGATTGCCGGATATCCATTCAAGCCGCTGGTTTACGCATTGCAGAATCACAAGTTTGACGTCACGCTGAACTACAACCATTACACGTTGCAGAATCGCCGGCTTGCCACCGAGATGGCCGGTGTCCTCAAACAACATGGCGTTGGAATCATCAATGCCGCTCCCTTTGCACAACGGTTGTTGACGAGTGAGGATTTGCCGGATTGGCATCCTGCCGATGCGATAACTCGCGAGGCTTGCCGAGAAGCGATCTTGTATTGTCGTTCTCGCGATATGAACCCGGCCAAGCTTTGCGTACAATTTTCAACTCGCTGCGAAGATCTCACGACGTGTGTGATCGGTACCGGGAAGCCAGAGAACGTAAGAAATTGGGTCAAATGGCTCGACGATCCGTACGAGGAAGAAGCGATTCGGGAAGTGGAGAAAATCTTGGCTCCGGTCCTGGACCGCAACGCAATCTTCGGCCTGCCGGAGAACAACGATTCCACCAGCGGTCCACTGGACTTTTCGGCTTAG
- a CDS encoding sodium:solute symporter family transporter — protein MNISTFDLSVIVFYLIGIMLIGIFSVRRKTGTGNEYFLAGRSLKWPVVGAALFASNISTIHLVGLAEGGYKYGLVMGNFEWMATFTLILLSLVFVPFYFKSKITTLPEYLEKRYCRQTRTIMAFMSIASALLIHIGISLYAGAAVFEEFFGLNVVASIVVISLVTSIYTVIGGLTAVVVTETVQTVILLAGAVLVTLLALFALPEVGIGSLSEFREATKPQQLSMLHASNADGFAWYAFLFGYPVLGVWYWCTDQTIVQRAIGAKDQANSQQGALFAGALKILPLFLMVLPGVFGYVLFKDQIGDEAAKTLPVMINELVPTGLKGIIAAALLAALMSTIAAALNSAGTLMAVDIVGHFRPQTSDRQQVLIGRMTAIVVMLLAMVWSTQGDKFGSIFEAINKMPAQFLAPPITVVFLWGVFWPRGTKQAALVTLILGFVLGFVVFLIDLPAFGDVQWVSDAEHGLGIGFMMQAAWGFIIWSAVYVIVSLATPRPSREQTELTTWPNPLQVIFHGPLVGWSDPRLIACFLLAIMGVFYFALG, from the coding sequence ATGAATATTTCGACCTTCGATCTTTCTGTAATCGTTTTCTACTTAATTGGCATCATGCTCATTGGGATTTTTTCGGTACGCCGGAAAACGGGAACGGGCAACGAGTATTTCCTGGCGGGGCGTTCGCTCAAATGGCCAGTGGTTGGTGCGGCTTTGTTCGCATCGAACATCTCAACGATCCATCTGGTGGGGCTTGCGGAAGGCGGCTACAAATACGGGCTGGTCATGGGGAATTTTGAATGGATGGCCACCTTCACTCTTATTTTGCTGTCTCTTGTTTTCGTTCCATTCTACTTCAAGAGCAAGATCACAACGCTGCCAGAATACCTTGAGAAACGTTACTGTCGTCAGACCCGCACGATCATGGCCTTCATGTCAATCGCTTCGGCACTGCTGATTCACATTGGCATTTCGCTGTACGCTGGCGCCGCCGTGTTTGAAGAGTTTTTCGGGCTCAATGTAGTCGCTTCGATCGTCGTGATCTCGTTGGTCACGTCAATCTATACAGTGATCGGAGGGCTGACGGCGGTCGTCGTTACCGAGACGGTTCAGACCGTGATCTTGTTGGCGGGCGCTGTCCTTGTCACGTTGCTGGCCTTGTTCGCTCTACCTGAAGTCGGTATCGGTTCGCTATCCGAATTTCGCGAGGCGACCAAGCCACAGCAGTTAAGCATGCTGCATGCTTCCAATGCCGATGGGTTCGCTTGGTATGCGTTCTTGTTTGGTTATCCCGTTCTTGGAGTATGGTACTGGTGCACGGACCAGACGATCGTGCAACGGGCGATCGGTGCGAAAGACCAAGCCAACTCGCAACAAGGGGCTCTGTTTGCTGGAGCACTCAAAATCTTGCCTCTATTCTTAATGGTTTTGCCTGGCGTTTTCGGTTACGTTTTGTTCAAAGACCAAATCGGTGACGAGGCGGCTAAGACGTTGCCAGTGATGATTAACGAACTCGTTCCGACTGGGCTCAAAGGCATTATTGCAGCGGCGCTCTTGGCTGCTTTGATGAGTACGATTGCTGCTGCTCTCAATAGCGCAGGAACGTTGATGGCGGTGGACATCGTTGGACACTTCCGGCCTCAAACGTCGGATCGCCAGCAGGTTTTGATTGGCCGAATGACGGCAATTGTTGTCATGTTACTAGCGATGGTTTGGTCGACTCAAGGTGACAAGTTCGGTTCCATCTTTGAAGCGATCAACAAAATGCCAGCCCAATTTCTCGCGCCGCCGATTACCGTTGTGTTTCTCTGGGGGGTGTTCTGGCCACGCGGCACCAAACAAGCCGCATTGGTGACTTTAATTCTGGGCTTTGTCCTCGGTTTCGTTGTGTTCCTGATCGATCTGCCAGCGTTTGGCGACGTGCAGTGGGTCTCGGACGCAGAGCACGGATTGGGAATTGGCTTTATGATGCAGGCGGCGTGGGGATTCATTATCTGGTCCGCGGTCTACGTCATTGTCAGTTTGGCAACGCCACGACCTTCACGCGAGCAGACCGAATTGACCACTTGGCCGAATCCGCTGCAAGTGATTTTCCACGGTCCCTTGGTTGGCTGGTCCGATCCTCGTTTGATCGCCTGCTTCTTGTTGGCAATTATGGGCGTATTCTACTTTGCTTTGGGCTAA
- a CDS encoding amidohydrolase family protein: protein MQIDSHQHFWKYNPADYVWMSEEMSILRHDFLPETLEPQLRAVGFDGTIAVQARQMLVETEWLLELADQHPFIKGVVGWVDFESPQLGEQLERFASHPKLRGVRELIHDMADIDYAISVNHLAAISQLANFDLTYDLLLKPPHIRPAITLVEKFPNQPFVVDHLAKPAIAAIASTSGPTSSRTTQWERDLRDLATHDNVCCKLSGMVTEAVWNAWQVDDFRPYLDIALEAFGPERLMIGSDWPVCTLAATYEDVMGIVVDYVNKLAENERNAILGGTCARFYDLDGPGDASVTDDLAGAK from the coding sequence ATGCAAATAGATAGTCATCAGCACTTCTGGAAGTACAATCCCGCGGACTATGTCTGGATGTCCGAGGAGATGAGTATTTTGCGGCACGATTTCCTACCGGAAACCCTCGAGCCGCAGCTTCGAGCCGTAGGGTTTGACGGCACAATCGCTGTGCAGGCACGTCAAATGCTCGTTGAAACCGAATGGCTACTCGAGTTGGCTGACCAGCATCCTTTCATCAAGGGCGTCGTGGGCTGGGTTGATTTCGAATCACCACAGCTCGGCGAGCAGCTCGAACGTTTTGCCTCTCATCCAAAACTCAGGGGTGTCCGTGAGTTAATCCACGACATGGCTGATATTGATTACGCGATCAGCGTCAACCACCTCGCGGCCATCTCTCAGCTCGCAAACTTCGATTTGACTTACGACTTACTCCTGAAGCCGCCTCACATTCGCCCTGCGATTACACTGGTGGAGAAGTTTCCCAACCAGCCCTTTGTGGTAGACCACCTTGCAAAACCGGCGATTGCGGCGATTGCCTCGACCAGTGGACCGACCAGTAGCCGAACAACGCAATGGGAACGCGATCTGCGAGACCTAGCAACGCATGACAACGTTTGCTGCAAGCTCTCGGGGATGGTCACCGAAGCGGTGTGGAACGCTTGGCAAGTGGATGATTTCCGGCCTTACCTCGACATCGCTCTCGAGGCTTTTGGCCCGGAGCGGCTAATGATTGGTTCGGACTGGCCTGTTTGCACGCTAGCCGCTACTTACGAAGACGTGATGGGGATCGTTGTGGATTACGTAAACAAACTGGCGGAGAATGAACGCAATGCCATTCTCGGCGGCACCTGCGCCCGATTCTACGATCTGGACGGGCCGGGTGATGCAAGTGTTACCGATGATTTGGCAGGAGCCAAGTAA